The genome window AGCATTCTCCAATTTCGATACATATCTCGCACCCTTCATAAGGTACGATAATCTCGACTATTTACAGGTTAAACAGTTGCTTCAGGAGTTCCTGTTCAACATGAACGTTTCTACACGTGTCGGTTTCCAGACACCGTTCTCCAACATCACGCTCGACCTTGAAGTCCCTAACTTTATGAAGGATCAGGGTGTGATCATCGGCGGTAAGATGACCGATGACACGTACGGAGATTTTCAGGAAGAGATGAACATGTTCAACCAAGCATTCGCAGAATTGATGATGGAAGGTGATGCGAACGGTCGTGTGTTTACGTTCCCCATACCTACGTACAACATTACGAAAGAGTTTGATTGGGATAACCCTGTCGTACAGAAGATATTCGAGATGACGGCAAAGTACGGTATACCGTATTTCTCGAATTTTGTCAACAGTGACATGAAACCAGAGGATGCGAGGTCGATGTGTTGCAGGTTACGTCTCGATAACCGTGAACTCAGAAAACGCGGTGGCGGGTTGTTCGGTGCGAATCCGCTCACGGGAAGCATCGGTGTTGTGACGATCAATCTACCGAGGATCGGATACCTGTCTAAAGATGAGGACGAATATTTTGAACGGTTGGACAGGTTGATGGATCTTGCTAAGGAATCGCTGGAGATAAAAAGAAAGGTTCTGGAACGGTTCACTGAGAACGGGTTGTACCCGTACTCAAAGTTCTATCTGCGCAACGTGAAAGCGGCACACGGTCAATACTGGAAGAACCATTTCAGCACCATCGGTTTGATAGGGATGAACGAATCGCTTCTTAACTTCATGGGTGTGGACCTCCTCGACGATGAAGGGAGACGGTTTGCAATAAAGGTCATGAAACACATGCGGGAGAGATTGATCGAATACCAGGAGGAAACGAATAACTTCTACAACCTCGAGGCCACACCGGGTGAAGGGACGAGTTATCGGCTTGCGCGGTTGGACAAGAGGTACTATCCGAAGATCATAGTCGCTAATGAGGAAGCGGTCAAATCGGGTAGGCAACCCTATTACACAAACTCTACGCAGTTACACGTCAGTGCAAACATAGACCTCTTCGACGCTCTGGAACTTCAGGACGAACTCCAGACGTTGTACACCGGCGGTACAGTGTTCCACGTATTCCTCGGTGAACGTGTCCAGGATTGGCGTGCGGCGCGCGACCTGGTTAAACGGATCGCTTACTCGTTCAGATTACCTTACTACACGTTGACGCCGACCTTCAGCGTATGTCCGGTTCACGGTTATATCCCTGGCGAACACGAATACTGTCCGAAATGTGATGCAGAAATCGGTTATACGAACATCCATAAACTTAGGGAACGGGGTCAGGAAGTGGATTACGATATGCTTCGTAGATTGGAGAAGAAACGGCAACGGTGCGAAGTGTACAGCCGTGTTGTAGGTTACATACGTCCGGTGAGTCAGTGGAACGATGGCAAACAGGAAGAGTTCAAACAGAGACGTACGTTCGATAAAGCGGCCGTGTTCGGTGACTAGGTTTTCGTTCCCGCTACCCATCGCGTCATACATAAAACTGCAGAGGTGATAAGTATGGAATTTGCACATCTGGAAAAGACGAGTTTACTGGATTACCCGGGACGTGTCGCATCCGTATTGTTCACCATCGGTTGTAATTTTAGATGTCCTTTTTGCCATAACCGTATGCTCGTGATACCTGAAGAGTACCCCGCACATCGACTGGATGAGGATACGGTTTTGAGCATACTGATCAAACGTAAGAAGTACATAGATTCGGTCGCTATCACAGGTGGCGAACCCACCCTTCACCATGATTTTGTTGAATTTTTAGGTCGATTGAAAGAGAACGGTTTTTCGGTGAAACTGGATACGAACGGAACCAACCCCAGGATGCTCGATCAGATCATAAGGGAAGGTCTGGTGGATTATCTGGCACTGGATATCAAAGCACCTAAGGAGAGGTATTCGGAGGTTGTAGGTGTCACCGTCACGCCAGAAATGATGAACAATATCGAGGAATCCTTCAGACTGACTATAAATTCCGGGTTGCCGTACGAGTTTAAAACTACTGTCGTGCCGACGCTTCACACGGTCGATGATATCGAAGAGATCGGCAGATGGTTGAAAGAGTTGGGTGCCGAACACTACGTGATCCAGATGTTCAGACCTGTGAAGGGTTCGCTGGTTGACCGTAGGTTTGAATCGATAGCACCTTTCAAGGATTCTGAGGTCAATATGTTCTACATGACGGCAAAGAAATGGGTAAAAGATGTTGTGCTCAGGCAGTACTGATTCCGCCTCGTTTGTGATGGAGCGTATGTAACGCGTTTTTCTTCTTTTTGAGGACTCTTTTTTCAAGGTCTTCCAATGCTCCCATCACCGCACCGGGCAGGTCCCAACCGTACCAATGCACCGCTTCTATCGATTTACCGTGTCTGAGCCGCATACGGACCGAGTACTTGTTACCGTACTTTTTAATGTAAACAGTCAGTGATTCTACATCCTTCAGTATCTTCGAAATCTTTTTCAGTACACGGGCGCATTCTTCATAGATGTCGTTGTAGAATATTTTGTCGTACCTGTCGAGACCGCTTATATGTATCTCCGGGACATTTTCGACCGTGACAACCTGTTCCAGAATATCTTTGTTGCTCAGTACTCCGTAGGGTTTTTCTCTCCTGGTAACGATCAACGATGGGACCCGGTTCTCGATCATCATCTTTGTTGCCTCGAACAGGGACGCGTTCGGGTCGATCGTTAACACATCTGTTTTTGCAACGGATTCTACGATTATATCTTCGGGTTTAGTTTTCTCGGACATCATCGGCAA of Candidatus Micrarchaeota archaeon contains these proteins:
- a CDS encoding anaerobic ribonucleoside-triphosphate reductase activating protein, which encodes MEFAHLEKTSLLDYPGRVASVLFTIGCNFRCPFCHNRMLVIPEEYPAHRLDEDTVLSILIKRKKYIDSVAITGGEPTLHHDFVEFLGRLKENGFSVKLDTNGTNPRMLDQIIREGLVDYLALDIKAPKERYSEVVGVTVTPEMMNNIEESFRLTINSGLPYEFKTTVVPTLHTVDDIEEIGRWLKELGAEHYVIQMFRPVKGSLVDRRFESIAPFKDSEVNMFYMTAKKWVKDVVLRQY
- a CDS encoding ribonucleoside triphosphate reductase, which gives rise to MDDRLEDAETENKISHIRKRDGSLVLYNREKIVNAVWKAMRAVNEGDREEAEIIASKVERVLNNKHWPNNVPSVEDIQDIVEETLILEKYVKTAKAYILYRKKHEDLRKMAHHLDTVEIIEGYLHMEDWRVRENANMNYSLQGLNHHISSVIVADYWLNKLYTEPIARAHKHGDFHIHDLSTLGAYCVGWDLQDLLLTGFRGVPTKIQSKPPKHLASALGQVVNYIYTLQGETAGAQAFSNFDTYLAPFIRYDNLDYLQVKQLLQEFLFNMNVSTRVGFQTPFSNITLDLEVPNFMKDQGVIIGGKMTDDTYGDFQEEMNMFNQAFAELMMEGDANGRVFTFPIPTYNITKEFDWDNPVVQKIFEMTAKYGIPYFSNFVNSDMKPEDARSMCCRLRLDNRELRKRGGGLFGANPLTGSIGVVTINLPRIGYLSKDEDEYFERLDRLMDLAKESLEIKRKVLERFTENGLYPYSKFYLRNVKAAHGQYWKNHFSTIGLIGMNESLLNFMGVDLLDDEGRRFAIKVMKHMRERLIEYQEETNNFYNLEATPGEGTSYRLARLDKRYYPKIIVANEEAVKSGRQPYYTNSTQLHVSANIDLFDALELQDELQTLYTGGTVFHVFLGERVQDWRAARDLVKRIAYSFRLPYYTLTPTFSVCPVHGYIPGEHEYCPKCDAEIGYTNIHKLRERGQEVDYDMLRRLEKKRQRCEVYSRVVGYIRPVSQWNDGKQEEFKQRRTFDKAAVFGD
- a CDS encoding CBS domain-containing protein, which encodes MLKIYPAVKVRDTFSVSKALGIIKKEKTPVVVVDSRNRYIGMLDARRIREHPVPDPSNTKCSTLAVKAPRLTELTDPLKVANAFFISRFSMLPVVDDYDRVLGLVSRYDLLKLLLEKGMIPKKKVGEVASVPAITIEADETVAKAIGEMRKHGVRRLVVTKNGKLHGLLSAFDLGLTLNVPRERLPMMSEKTKPEDIIVESVAKTDVLTIDPNASLFEATKMMIENRVPSLIVTRREKPYGVLSNKDILEQVVTVENVPEIHISGLDRYDKIFYNDIYEECARVLKKISKILKDVESLTVYIKKYGNKYSVRMRLRHGKSIEAVHWYGWDLPGAVMGALEDLEKRVLKKKKNALHTLHHKRGGISTA